One genomic window of Ruminococcus gauvreauii includes the following:
- a CDS encoding PucR family transcriptional regulator, which yields MKLSMWMIAERLQKYNPKYDIKNGEARITGVRFFSGEEMAFTEQYVYLGMDAGITSHAHAEEEVVLINGGDIILLQSTNMNNILNDLLAVFDYYNTWESSLWAESAYKSFQRLLDMSDSVLGNPMMISDADGNILAMSSLYRDEDINEYWVEARNTNHVPTAVLGSPMRSPGGSLVRSWTNEAAQYVMPDGTNTIGAVLISEGENVAAFSLWAYRKPINPGNVWLVKVLCSVITSMIGKKEQSAGLRSSSAIISDLLDGTEIDVELIRKLELKCSSPWQLIVIDNPYRSDTFYTRGIVSRLREHTTPSVPLIYRDRAVALVSAEDAQPLLKSILGGNEKQYYLAGLSMPFDDLANITVRYEQTLFALERAEGNPGIYLSEDCAFEYLLSLTGDKNKRQMLTHPALAKLRRYDIENGGDFYHTLYQYLLNERSILLGSQALHIHRNSFMYRIQRIKALLGIDLDDPMIRNYLLLSYMLDH from the coding sequence ATGAAACTGAGCATGTGGATGATAGCCGAGAGGCTGCAGAAATACAATCCCAAATATGATATCAAGAATGGGGAGGCACGGATTACAGGTGTTCGTTTTTTCTCCGGAGAGGAGATGGCATTTACAGAACAGTATGTCTACCTCGGAATGGATGCCGGGATTACCAGCCACGCTCATGCGGAGGAAGAAGTGGTGCTTATCAATGGCGGGGATATTATTCTTCTTCAGAGCACAAATATGAACAATATACTCAATGACCTGCTGGCGGTTTTTGACTATTACAACACATGGGAGTCCTCTCTGTGGGCAGAATCGGCATATAAGTCATTCCAGCGCCTCCTTGATATGAGCGATTCTGTGCTTGGCAATCCTATGATGATCTCGGATGCAGACGGTAATATCCTGGCGATGAGCAGCCTGTACCGTGATGAAGATATTAATGAGTACTGGGTTGAGGCGCGGAATACGAATCATGTTCCAACGGCTGTGCTCGGCTCACCCATGCGCAGTCCGGGAGGATCGCTTGTACGCTCCTGGACAAATGAAGCAGCCCAATATGTGATGCCTGATGGCACGAACACCATAGGTGCAGTTTTGATATCTGAGGGAGAGAACGTAGCCGCCTTTAGTCTATGGGCATACAGAAAACCGATTAACCCGGGGAATGTCTGGCTTGTTAAAGTTCTTTGCTCCGTCATAACATCGATGATCGGAAAGAAAGAACAGAGTGCCGGACTTCGCTCCAGTTCCGCGATTATCTCTGATCTGCTGGACGGCACGGAGATCGATGTAGAGCTGATACGTAAGCTTGAGCTTAAGTGTTCAAGTCCGTGGCAGCTCATCGTCATAGATAATCCGTACCGCAGCGATACATTTTATACGCGCGGCATTGTCAGCAGGCTGCGGGAACATACGACGCCCAGTGTACCGCTCATTTACAGAGACCGCGCAGTGGCTCTTGTTTCTGCCGAAGACGCGCAGCCGCTTCTGAAATCAATTCTGGGAGGCAATGAAAAACAGTACTATCTAGCAGGTCTTTCCATGCCATTTGATGATCTCGCTAATATTACGGTGAGGTATGAGCAGACATTATTTGCTCTCGAACGCGCTGAAGGCAATCCGGGCATATACTTAAGCGAGGACTGTGCTTTTGAGTATCTGCTGTCGCTGACAGGGGATAAAAACAAGAGACAGATGCTGACTCACCCGGCCCTTGCCAAGCTCAGGAGATATGATATTGAGAACGGCGGTGATTTCTATCACACATTGTATCAGTATCTTTTGAACGAACGCAGCATTCTGCTGGGATCACAGGCCCTGCATATCCATCGCAACTCTTTTATGTACAGGATCCAGAGGATAAAAGCACTTTTAGGTATTGATCTGGATGATCCGATGATCAGAAACTATTTACTTTTATCGTACATGCTGGATCATTAA
- a CDS encoding (2Fe-2S)-binding protein, with protein MNLDKIVCNCMSVTNGMIKDAVDSGATTLEEVQEETGAGTVCGACVDDVQRLVDFFIEERGK; from the coding sequence ATGAATTTAGATAAAATTGTATGTAACTGTATGAGCGTTACAAATGGCATGATCAAGGATGCGGTTGATTCAGGTGCAACTACCCTGGAAGAGGTTCAGGAGGAAACAGGCGCCGGTACCGTCTGCGGCGCCTGTGTTGATGATGTTCAGCGGCTTGTTGATTTCTTTATCGAAGAGCGCGGCAAGTGA
- a CDS encoding acyltransferase, whose translation MDKIKIQDLYTLEETMAKELFDGKTYPWEVLADIGEFTEKLGKTLSEEEYDCIDGNVWIAKSAKVAPTASITGPAIIGKNTEVRPGAFIRGKVIVGEHAVVGNSTELKNVVLFNRVQVPHYNYVGDSILGYKAHMGAGSITSNVKSDKKLVVVKGEEVRIETGLKKFGAMLGDEVEVGCNSVLNPGTVVGAHTNIYPLSSVRGVVPENSIFKAPGCIVTKED comes from the coding sequence ATGGATAAGATTAAGATTCAGGACTTATATACACTGGAAGAGACAATGGCAAAAGAATTATTTGACGGGAAGACATATCCCTGGGAGGTTCTGGCGGATATTGGGGAGTTTACAGAAAAACTTGGCAAAACACTTTCCGAAGAAGAATATGACTGCATCGACGGGAACGTCTGGATCGCAAAGTCAGCGAAAGTGGCTCCGACAGCGTCCATCACAGGTCCTGCCATCATAGGAAAGAATACGGAAGTCCGCCCCGGGGCGTTTATCAGGGGAAAAGTGATCGTGGGAGAACATGCAGTCGTCGGAAACTCTACGGAGCTTAAAAATGTTGTTCTGTTTAACCGCGTTCAGGTGCCGCATTACAATTATGTGGGAGATTCCATTCTGGGCTACAAAGCGCATATGGGAGCGGGATCCATCACTTCCAATGTGAAGTCCGATAAAAAACTTGTCGTGGTAAAAGGGGAAGAGGTCCGCATCGAGACGGGACTTAAGAAGTTCGGCGCCATGCTCGGTGATGAAGTGGAAGTGGGATGCAATTCCGTGCTGAATCCCGGTACGGTTGTAGGTGCGCATACCAATATCTATCCGCTCTCCTCTGTGAGAGGCGTTGTGCCGGAGAACAGTATCTTTAAAGCTCCGGGATGTATTGTGACAAAGGAAGATTGA
- a CDS encoding DNA topoisomerase, producing MAKSLYIAEKPSVAQEFAKALKINARRNDGYLESEDAVVTWCVGHLVTMSYPEEYDEKYKRWRLETLPFLPSEFKYEVIPSVKKQYDIVSGLLRRPDITTIYVCTDSGREGEYIYRLVEMMANVKDKDRRRVWIDSQTEEEILRGIREAKDLKEYDNLAASAYLRAKEDYLMGINFSRLLSLKYGNSVANFLGSKYQVISVGRVMTCVLGMVVRREREIRDFVKTPFYRLIAGLELEGCALEGEWRVNPESLFFQSPALYKENGFREEKDAKALADKLSAMDPLQAVVLNIEKKKERKNPPLLYNLAELQNECSRLLKTSPDETLRIVQELYERKLVTYPRTDARVLSSAVAKVIAQNLRGLRQYGITAEFTDEVLQNGSYQGLAKTRYVNDRQITDHYAIIPTGQGISGLAKLPAVSQKVYELVVRRFLSIFYPPAQYRKLALTTGIGKETFFTNARVLLEQGYLKVIQASFLKKKEEEDNGEASGTPDLADILEKLKKNQILQVRGFEIKEGETAPPKRYNSGSIILAMENAGQLIEDEELRAQIKGSGIGTSATRAEILKKLVANKYMALNKKTQILTPTMLGEMIFDVVNSSIRSLLNPELTASWEKGLTYVAEGSITEDEYMQKLEKFITDRTTGVLRLNNQYQMRNCYQAVSEYYQKGAKKNG from the coding sequence ATGGCAAAATCTTTATATATTGCAGAAAAACCGAGCGTCGCACAGGAGTTTGCTAAAGCCTTGAAAATCAATGCCCGGAGAAACGACGGATATCTGGAGTCGGAGGACGCCGTGGTGACGTGGTGTGTCGGTCATCTTGTCACCATGAGCTATCCGGAAGAATATGATGAGAAGTATAAAAGGTGGAGGCTTGAGACCCTCCCCTTTTTACCGTCTGAATTTAAATATGAAGTCATTCCGTCGGTGAAGAAACAGTATGATATTGTAAGCGGACTGCTGCGCAGGCCGGATATTACGACGATCTACGTCTGCACAGACTCGGGGCGGGAGGGAGAGTATATCTACCGCCTTGTCGAGATGATGGCAAATGTCAAGGATAAGGACCGCCGGCGTGTGTGGATCGATTCTCAGACGGAAGAGGAGATCTTACGCGGAATCAGGGAAGCGAAAGACCTGAAAGAATATGACAACCTTGCGGCATCCGCCTATCTGCGCGCAAAAGAAGACTATCTGATGGGAATCAATTTTTCGCGTCTGCTCTCCCTGAAATACGGGAACAGCGTCGCAAATTTTCTGGGCAGCAAATACCAGGTGATTTCCGTAGGACGGGTCATGACATGTGTGCTGGGCATGGTGGTGCGCAGGGAGCGTGAGATACGGGACTTCGTAAAAACACCGTTTTACCGCCTGATTGCCGGGCTGGAACTGGAAGGCTGTGCACTGGAAGGTGAATGGCGGGTGAACCCTGAGAGTCTCTTTTTTCAATCGCCGGCACTCTACAAAGAAAACGGATTCCGTGAGGAAAAGGATGCAAAAGCCCTGGCGGATAAACTGTCCGCTATGGATCCGCTACAGGCTGTTGTGCTGAATATTGAGAAGAAAAAGGAAAGAAAGAATCCGCCTCTTCTTTATAATCTGGCAGAGCTGCAGAATGAATGCTCCAGGCTGCTGAAAACCAGTCCGGACGAGACGCTTCGCATCGTGCAGGAATTGTATGAGCGGAAGCTGGTCACCTACCCGAGAACGGATGCCCGTGTACTCTCGAGTGCAGTGGCAAAGGTGATCGCACAGAATCTGAGGGGACTCAGGCAGTATGGAATCACTGCTGAATTCACAGATGAAGTGCTGCAAAACGGGAGTTATCAGGGGCTTGCAAAGACGCGGTATGTCAATGACAGGCAGATTACCGACCACTACGCGATCATACCCACCGGACAGGGAATCTCCGGTCTTGCGAAACTGCCGGCTGTCTCACAGAAAGTCTATGAGCTGGTGGTGAGAAGATTTCTGAGCATATTCTATCCGCCTGCCCAGTACCGGAAGCTTGCACTTACCACGGGCATCGGAAAGGAAACTTTTTTCACAAACGCCAGAGTGCTGCTGGAGCAGGGGTATTTAAAGGTAATACAGGCTTCTTTCTTAAAGAAAAAGGAAGAGGAGGATAACGGTGAAGCGTCCGGGACACCGGATCTTGCGGATATTCTGGAGAAGCTGAAGAAAAATCAGATTCTGCAGGTACGGGGATTTGAAATCAAAGAGGGCGAGACCGCGCCGCCAAAACGTTATAACTCCGGATCCATTATTCTTGCGATGGAAAATGCCGGGCAGCTGATCGAGGATGAAGAGCTGAGAGCGCAGATCAAGGGAAGCGGTATCGGAACGAGTGCGACGCGCGCTGAAATCCTGAAAAAGCTGGTTGCGAACAAATATATGGCACTCAATAAAAAAACACAGATACTCACCCCTACGATGCTGGGTGAGATGATCTTTGATGTCGTGAACAGTTCTATACGCTCTCTGCTGAACCCGGAGCTGACAGCCAGCTGGGAAAAAGGACTGACTTATGTGGCGGAGGGAAGCATCACGGAAGACGAGTATATGCAGAAACTGGAGAAATTCATCACAGACCGTACGACTGGGGTGCTCAGGCTGAATAATCAGTATCAGATGAGGAACTGCTACCAGGCGGTCTCAGAATATTATCAGAAGGGAGCAAAAAAGAATGGATAA
- a CDS encoding amidohydrolase family protein gives MRIITIEEHITDPALDGSARKYIMEDAPYYSLTLGKNLPYYPDFNLYADMDELRISDMNKNGIDMQVLSCPAQSGMLTPEEAIPLTRDVNDRMAAAVARHSNRFAAFAALPWTDPDAAAAELERAVNKLKMKGVLLPGRPSREAVFLDDAKFSPILETAEKFGIPIYVHPGCPVPAVQDAYYARLDPEVSARLSIFSWGWHNEAGVQVIRMILGGVFERYPKLQIISGHWGELVPFFLSRLDQALPREVTGLSRTITETYAQHVYVTPSGIFTYPQLQFMIQVLGADRIIHSVDFPLVGNEDARSFLENAPVSDAEKQKIAYGNAENLLGL, from the coding sequence ATGAGAATCATTACAATAGAAGAACATATTACAGATCCCGCTCTGGATGGCAGCGCCAGGAAATATATTATGGAAGATGCACCGTACTACAGCCTCACTCTGGGAAAAAACCTCCCGTACTATCCGGATTTTAATCTGTATGCGGATATGGACGAACTGCGAATTTCCGATATGAACAAAAACGGGATCGACATGCAGGTACTGTCCTGTCCGGCCCAGTCTGGAATGCTCACACCAGAGGAAGCGATTCCCCTGACCCGGGATGTGAACGACAGGATGGCGGCGGCTGTCGCAAGACATTCCAACCGTTTTGCAGCATTTGCAGCACTTCCATGGACAGATCCCGATGCTGCAGCCGCGGAACTTGAGCGTGCGGTAAATAAACTCAAAATGAAAGGTGTCCTGTTGCCCGGACGTCCTTCCCGTGAAGCTGTTTTTCTGGACGATGCGAAATTTTCACCCATATTGGAAACCGCAGAAAAATTCGGTATTCCCATTTACGTGCACCCTGGTTGTCCGGTTCCAGCTGTACAGGATGCATATTATGCGAGGCTCGATCCCGAGGTAAGTGCCCGGCTGTCCATCTTCAGCTGGGGCTGGCACAATGAGGCCGGGGTTCAGGTCATCCGCATGATTCTCGGAGGTGTTTTCGAGCGTTATCCCAAACTGCAGATTATCTCAGGCCACTGGGGCGAGCTGGTTCCGTTTTTCCTCTCCCGGCTGGATCAGGCACTTCCCCGTGAGGTTACCGGATTGTCGCGCACCATCACAGAAACTTACGCACAACATGTCTACGTCACACCCAGCGGTATTTTCACCTATCCCCAGCTCCAGTTTATGATACAGGTACTGGGCGCAGACAGGATCATCCATTCGGTTGATTTTCCTCTCGTAGGTAATGAGGACGCCCGTTCATTTTTGGAGAATGCTCCTGTCAGCGATGCAGAGAAACAAAAAATTGCATATGGGAACGCAGAAAATCTTTTGGGATTGTGA
- a CDS encoding cold-shock protein — MNKGTVKWFNAEKGFGFITGEGMADVFVHFSAIQSDGFKSLDEGQSVTFDTVEGNRGLQAANVQIA; from the coding sequence ATGAATAAAGGTACAGTAAAATGGTTTAATGCGGAAAAAGGGTTTGGATTTATCACAGGAGAAGGCATGGCTGATGTATTCGTACATTTTTCAGCAATCCAGAGCGACGGATTCAAATCGTTAGACGAAGGACAGTCAGTTACTTTTGATACCGTTGAAGGTAACCGCGGATTACAGGCCGCAAACGTACAGATCGCATAG
- a CDS encoding uroporphyrinogen decarboxylase family protein, which produces METTRMSFLAKRMGNFANLANWPNANVLNTALVTEYIPEMCKVPYDLLFRDDPRAMAECTLLIWEYLRLDLLTANMDVYNFEAEAMGAKINFYKNHCPDFDRDTYFIQGNEDLDKIKYTGLKSGRFPYLIEYSRIFKQYTGVDTFPIFSAPWTLAGNLYGLDNLIVDTVTNPDFVHELLRRIVDDFHVPMYKELSSVIPGMTEVALVDAFATIPMVTVSIVDTFIRPYLERLMEKLDMPGMPLLDTAFFGSSLLSEDDRRKFEEFVIFANGRFFCSDPDAAVLTPEYARARATECLLPLQTGVDAKVLQFGTVDEVIDRVRHYVLAGKNGPTPCVFFFNNIAPNVPLENVQAAINTVEIYGAPGADENTPYTEPEFLTFEDFLRRKIADNNEGYTYDWLKQSGYAYLA; this is translated from the coding sequence ATGGAGACAACAAGAATGAGTTTTCTGGCTAAACGAATGGGTAACTTCGCCAATTTAGCCAATTGGCCAAACGCAAACGTACTGAACACAGCCCTGGTCACTGAGTACATCCCCGAGATGTGTAAAGTGCCCTATGACCTTTTGTTCCGTGATGATCCCCGCGCCATGGCAGAATGCACTCTGCTGATCTGGGAATATCTGCGGCTCGATCTTCTGACTGCAAACATGGATGTGTACAATTTTGAAGCTGAAGCGATGGGTGCGAAGATAAATTTCTACAAAAACCACTGTCCTGATTTTGACCGCGATACCTACTTTATCCAGGGAAATGAAGATCTGGACAAGATAAAGTACACCGGACTTAAAAGCGGTCGTTTCCCATATCTCATCGAATACTCCAGAATATTCAAACAATACACGGGAGTTGACACCTTCCCGATATTCTCTGCACCCTGGACACTTGCAGGTAATCTGTATGGACTGGATAACCTGATCGTTGACACCGTCACCAATCCGGACTTTGTACACGAACTGCTGAGACGCATCGTGGATGATTTCCATGTTCCCATGTACAAAGAGCTGAGCAGTGTCATTCCAGGGATGACCGAGGTCGCACTGGTGGATGCCTTTGCCACCATACCGATGGTTACCGTATCCATAGTCGATACATTCATCCGCCCATATCTTGAGCGGCTGATGGAAAAGCTGGATATGCCTGGCATGCCGCTTCTTGATACTGCATTCTTCGGGAGTTCGCTGCTCTCTGAAGATGACCGCAGGAAATTTGAGGAATTTGTCATCTTCGCAAATGGGCGCTTCTTCTGCAGTGACCCTGATGCCGCCGTGCTGACGCCCGAATACGCCAGAGCCCGTGCTACCGAGTGTCTGCTTCCGCTGCAGACCGGTGTCGATGCGAAAGTACTCCAGTTTGGTACCGTAGATGAGGTCATCGACAGGGTACGGCATTATGTACTGGCCGGCAAGAATGGTCCCACTCCCTGTGTCTTCTTCTTCAACAATATTGCACCGAACGTGCCGTTGGAAAATGTACAGGCGGCAATCAATACTGTGGAAATATACGGTGCCCCCGGTGCTGATGAAAACACACCGTATACCGAACCGGAGTTTCTTACTTTTGAAGACTTCCTACGCCGTAAGATCGCAGACAATAACGAGGGGTACACTTACGACTGGCTGAAACAATCGGGCTATGCATACCTTGCATAG
- a CDS encoding FUSC family protein yields the protein MRNMLKSGLARSRAKFAEALPIIAFFMFLFYTIVLFFGISYAILVSVVTILFKVNYRKHLTMRQLLTLIGTQFLMAMLAFLASQGLILCVLFNLAVPFLLVYLQASQFNQLGYFANAMCFTFLQLRPVVGWQGLAIQMGALAYGLLVLTAALLLCSPGNKKGNSFDSAQKGLILLAKAVRKRIGSEQDGTDNETDEIFLILHGLYNEAYKSRGLTYMVRPQGKIQYMFALLFQRAAYFLTSPYQAKMLKDDRCEELLSQLAQYMEDAGTGGLRQETLIERGNDFLSRTGDMDEAPYVFAQNFLRLFLIILESISSADEQKAHPSRKRPAYRRAIKKIFGRMKTDTFETRFALRLSAVLTVGFVYSMVSQANHGYWFALISFLLLRPMYEDSVTRMKARFIGTAAGCMLIQILIPLFPGTAWHFLLATVMAAGLYMEAAGTWQQALFSTCFALTLTTMALPQTLAAELRILYVAAASILVLVVNRFFFRTSFKGQFRYNLQQLFHMHHVYLQMLEDSLNAPLDYEVISDAQIYYHMLHGQILEYLTKTGSENADFIRELLEISWFMVSEAEQMLFLINNRRTNELDAEQMKDYLTFTACIITDIQKMLHMKTDHADVIFELHIYKRSVKGEPRLSKLMEGYSKQVSRMYSCVCKSFRREDHA from the coding sequence ATGAGAAATATGTTAAAGTCGGGGTTGGCAAGGTCACGCGCAAAGTTTGCGGAGGCATTGCCAATCATTGCTTTTTTTATGTTTTTATTCTATACGATTGTTTTGTTTTTCGGAATATCTTACGCAATTCTTGTATCTGTGGTGACCATTCTATTCAAGGTCAACTATCGAAAGCATCTCACCATGAGGCAGCTTCTGACTCTTATCGGGACTCAGTTTCTGATGGCAATGCTTGCTTTTTTAGCCTCGCAGGGACTGATACTCTGTGTTCTCTTTAATCTGGCAGTTCCGTTTTTACTTGTTTATCTTCAGGCTTCACAGTTTAATCAGTTGGGATATTTCGCAAATGCCATGTGCTTTACGTTTCTGCAGCTGCGGCCGGTGGTGGGCTGGCAGGGACTGGCGATACAGATGGGTGCTCTGGCTTACGGTCTGCTGGTGCTTACGGCTGCACTGCTATTATGTTCTCCCGGAAACAAAAAGGGGAATTCTTTTGACTCTGCGCAAAAAGGGCTGATTCTTTTGGCAAAAGCGGTACGAAAAAGGATCGGTTCAGAGCAGGACGGGACCGACAATGAGACGGATGAGATATTTCTTATCCTGCACGGGCTCTATAACGAGGCATACAAAAGCCGTGGATTGACTTATATGGTCAGACCGCAGGGGAAGATTCAGTATATGTTTGCGCTCCTGTTCCAGCGGGCAGCATATTTCCTTACAAGCCCTTACCAGGCCAAAATGCTGAAGGATGATCGATGTGAGGAACTGTTGTCTCAGCTGGCTCAATATATGGAAGATGCCGGAACGGGCGGGCTTCGGCAGGAGACTTTGATAGAGAGGGGAAATGACTTTCTCTCCAGAACTGGGGATATGGATGAGGCCCCATATGTGTTTGCCCAGAATTTTCTGAGGCTTTTTCTGATTATATTGGAAAGTATCTCCAGTGCTGACGAACAGAAAGCGCATCCATCCCGAAAGCGTCCGGCTTACCGCCGAGCCATAAAGAAAATATTCGGCCGGATGAAAACAGATACGTTTGAGACACGGTTTGCGCTTCGCCTGAGCGCAGTGCTAACCGTGGGTTTTGTTTACAGTATGGTCAGTCAGGCTAATCATGGTTACTGGTTTGCTCTGATTTCATTTCTGCTGCTGAGACCCATGTATGAGGACAGCGTTACCAGGATGAAAGCGAGATTTATCGGTACCGCAGCAGGGTGCATGCTCATACAGATACTGATACCTCTGTTTCCAGGGACGGCGTGGCATTTTCTGTTGGCTACAGTTATGGCGGCGGGACTTTATATGGAGGCGGCAGGTACCTGGCAGCAGGCACTGTTCTCCACTTGCTTTGCACTGACACTTACTACAATGGCACTGCCTCAGACACTTGCCGCTGAACTGAGGATTCTTTATGTTGCCGCTGCAAGTATACTGGTGCTGGTGGTGAATCGATTCTTCTTCCGGACGAGTTTCAAGGGTCAGTTCCGATATAATCTGCAGCAGCTGTTTCATATGCATCATGTTTATCTGCAAATGCTGGAAGACAGTCTGAATGCGCCCCTGGATTACGAGGTGATCAGTGATGCACAGATTTATTATCATATGCTCCATGGGCAGATACTGGAATATTTGACAAAAACCGGGAGCGAGAACGCTGATTTTATCAGAGAACTGCTCGAAATATCCTGGTTTATGGTCTCAGAGGCTGAACAGATGTTGTTTTTGATCAATAACAGAAGGACGAATGAGCTTGATGCCGAGCAGATGAAAGATTACCTGACGTTTACAGCATGCATCATCACTGATATCCAGAAAATGCTCCATATGAAAACGGATCATGCGGATGTAATCTTTGAACTGCACATTTATAAACGCTCCGTGAAGGGAGAACCGCGGCTGTCCAAACTGATGGAGGGGTATTCGAAACAGGTCTCCAGGATGTACAGCTGCGTTTGCAAGTCATTCAGGCGTGAGGACCATGCCTGA
- the asd gene encoding aspartate-semialdehyde dehydrogenase: MSEKLRVGILGATGMVGQRFISLLENHPWFEVVTVAASPRSAGKTYEEAVGGRWKMTTPMPEAVKDLVVMNVNEVEKVASGVDFVFSAVDMSKDEIRAIEEEYAKTETPVVSNNSAHRWTPDVPMVVPEINPEHFDVIEFQKKRLGTTRGFVAVKPNCSIQSYAPVLTAWKEFEPYEVVATTYQAISGAGKTFKDWPEMVENIIPYIGGEEEKSEMEPLRLWGRIEDGVIRTAESPVITCQCIRVPVLNGHTAAVFVKFRKNPTKEELIDRLVNFRGIPQELNLPSAPKQFIQYLEDDNRPQVTMDVDYENGMGISVGRLREDKVYDYKFVGLSHNTVRGAAGGAVLCAETLKAKGYIKAK, translated from the coding sequence ATGAGTGAAAAATTACGTGTGGGAATCTTAGGCGCAACAGGCATGGTAGGTCAGAGATTTATCTCTCTGCTGGAAAATCATCCATGGTTCGAAGTGGTGACCGTAGCAGCCAGTCCGAGAAGTGCGGGTAAAACATATGAGGAAGCGGTCGGAGGACGCTGGAAAATGACGACACCGATGCCGGAGGCAGTGAAAGATCTGGTTGTCATGAACGTTAATGAAGTAGAAAAGGTAGCGTCAGGTGTTGATTTTGTGTTTTCAGCTGTCGATATGTCAAAAGATGAGATCCGTGCCATCGAAGAAGAGTACGCAAAGACAGAGACACCGGTTGTCTCCAACAACAGCGCTCACAGATGGACGCCCGATGTACCGATGGTTGTGCCGGAGATCAATCCGGAACATTTTGACGTGATCGAGTTTCAGAAAAAGAGACTGGGAACAACACGGGGATTTGTCGCTGTAAAACCGAACTGTTCCATCCAGAGTTACGCACCAGTACTGACTGCATGGAAAGAATTCGAACCGTATGAAGTAGTAGCGACGACATATCAGGCGATTTCAGGAGCAGGAAAAACATTTAAAGACTGGCCGGAGATGGTGGAAAATATCATTCCTTACATTGGCGGAGAAGAAGAGAAGAGCGAGATGGAACCGCTTCGTCTGTGGGGCAGGATCGAGGACGGCGTGATCCGTACTGCAGAATCACCGGTGATCACCTGCCAGTGTATCCGCGTTCCTGTTTTAAACGGACATACAGCGGCAGTGTTCGTAAAATTCCGCAAAAATCCTACGAAGGAAGAACTGATCGACCGTCTGGTAAACTTCCGGGGAATCCCGCAGGAGCTGAACCTGCCGAGTGCTCCAAAGCAGTTCATCCAGTATCTGGAAGATGACAATCGTCCCCAGGTAACGATGGATGTGGACTATGAAAACGGCATGGGTATCTCAGTCGGAAGACTGCGTGAGGATAAGGTATATGATTATAAATTCGTAGGACTTTCCCACAATACGGTCCGCGGAGCAGCAGGCGGAGCGGTGCTCTGTGCCGAGACACTGAAAGCAAAGGGATATATAAAGGCGAAATAG
- a CDS encoding GGGtGRT protein has protein sequence MALFESYERRIDKINEVLNSYGISSLEEAEKITKDAGLNVYDQVKSIQPICFENACWAYITGAAIALKKGCTKAADAAAAIGEGLQAFCIPGSVADQRKVGLGHGNLGKMLLEEDTKCFAFLAGHESFAAAEGAIGIAEKANKVRKEPLRVILNGLGKDAAQIIARINGFTYVETEMDYYTGEVKEIFRKSYSEGLRAKVNCYGANDVTEGVAIMHKEGVDVSITGNSTNPTRFQHPVAGTYKKECVEQGKKYFSVASGGGTGRTLHPDNMAAGPASYGMTDTMGRMHSDAQFAGSSSVPAHVEMMGLIGAGNNPMVGMTVAVAVAIEEASK, from the coding sequence ATGGCTTTATTTGAATCATATGAAAGAAGAATTGATAAAATTAACGAAGTACTGAACAGTTACGGAATTTCTTCGCTGGAAGAAGCGGAAAAGATCACCAAAGATGCCGGACTGAATGTTTACGATCAGGTGAAAAGTATTCAGCCGATCTGTTTCGAGAACGCATGCTGGGCTTATATCACAGGTGCTGCCATCGCACTCAAAAAAGGCTGCACAAAAGCTGCAGATGCTGCCGCTGCTATCGGAGAAGGCCTTCAGGCATTCTGTATCCCGGGTTCTGTTGCAGACCAGCGTAAAGTAGGTCTCGGTCATGGTAATCTTGGCAAGATGCTTCTGGAAGAAGACACAAAATGCTTTGCTTTTCTTGCAGGACACGAATCATTTGCAGCTGCAGAAGGCGCGATCGGTATCGCTGAGAAGGCAAACAAAGTTCGTAAAGAGCCTCTTCGTGTCATCTTAAACGGTCTTGGAAAAGATGCCGCACAGATCATCGCGCGTATCAACGGATTTACATATGTAGAGACTGAAATGGACTATTACACAGGCGAAGTAAAAGAGATTTTCAGAAAATCATATTCCGAAGGACTTCGCGCAAAGGTTAACTGCTACGGTGCAAACGACGTGACGGAAGGCGTTGCGATCATGCACAAGGAAGGCGTTGACGTATCGATCACAGGAAACTCAACGAACCCGACACGTTTCCAGCATCCGGTTGCAGGGACTTACAAAAAAGAATGTGTTGAACAGGGTAAAAAATACTTCTCCGTAGCTTCAGGCGGCGGGACGGGACGTACACTTCATCCGGACAACATGGCAGCGGGCCCTGCTTCCTACGGTATGACAGATACTATGGGACGTATGCACTCTGACGCACAGTTCGCAGGCTCCTCTTCCGTTCCTGCTCATGTGGAGATGATGGGTCTGATCGGCGCAGGAAATAATCCGATGGTCGGAATGACTGTGGCTGTAGCAGTGGCGATCGAGGAAGCATCCAAATAA